A stretch of Desulfobacter hydrogenophilus DNA encodes these proteins:
- a CDS encoding efflux RND transporter permease subunit, producing the protein MLSRFFLDRPVFAWVIAIIIMTVGLLAIYNLPISQNPSIAPPSIAIDSYFPGASAETVENTVTQIIEQKMTGLGDMIYFSGTSSSSGASRIELTFTPGTDPDLAWSKVQNKLQLAMASLPDVVQRQGVKVSKSTRNYLMIVGLISEDGSMDGLDLRDYAQSNLEKVLSRVRGVGEVENFGSQYAIRVWVDPDKLTNYQLTIEDVILALQDYNVEVSAGQFGGAPAREGQRMNISIVVQHLLKTPEEFAAIPIRTNTDGSVVRIKDIGHTELGTERYDVVARYNGKASAAMAIRQAAGANALETANAVKETLKEMGRYFPHGMKVIYPYDTTPFTVVAIDEVVKTLFEAIFLVFIIMYLFMGNIRATLIPTIAVPVVLLGTFAVLGLFGFSINMMTMFAMVLSIGLLVDDAIVVVENVERIMAEEGLAPREATAKSMDEITSALIGIGLVLSAVFGPMAFFQGSTGVLYRQFSVTIIASMLLSVVVALILTPVLCASFLKPIPQGHHAADNAVFFLRPFFRWFDNSFLRVRRFYVGIVSRSFTKTLRYLIIYILIIGAVGFLFQRMASSYLPDEDQGILMVQVILPSGSTVEQTQKVMDKIKDYWLTHETESVASFMAVAGVSFSGQAQNVGLGFVKLKDWERRERPDLKVKAIIGRAMGALSQIIEARIFVFSPPPVIELGNASGFDFHLQDRGGLGHEKLMEARNQLLGMAAQDPRLTRVRPNGMEDVPEYRIDVDWNKAGAMGVPISSIHNTISSAFGSAYVNDFIQAGRVKRVFVQADAPYRMLPKDLEKLYVRNNQGKMVPFSSFASGRWMFGSPKLERYNAFPSINIWGDPAPGGSSGKAMSIMEELAAKLPQGIGFDWTGLSYQERIATAQGPILYAFSVFVIFLCVAALYESWTIPFVNLLMLPLGVFGAILATSMRGLHNDVYFQIGFLTTLGLSTKNAILIIQFIKERMTHGESLIDATLGAAQTRFRPVMMTSLAFFFGVLPLAMSTGAGAGAMNAIGTAVCGGMLSATFIDLIFIPIFFVLVSRLFKGKKEKELVSEQHMDTNASEEVR; encoded by the coding sequence ATGTTATCTCGATTTTTTCTGGATCGGCCTGTCTTTGCCTGGGTCATCGCCATCATCATTATGACCGTCGGCCTGCTTGCCATCTACAACCTGCCAATATCCCAGAACCCTTCTATCGCTCCGCCGTCCATCGCCATTGATTCATATTTCCCCGGCGCTTCGGCAGAGACCGTTGAAAATACCGTGACCCAAATCATTGAGCAGAAAATGACCGGTTTGGGCGATATGATCTATTTCTCCGGCACCAGTTCGTCATCCGGCGCATCCCGCATTGAGCTGACCTTCACCCCGGGGACCGATCCGGATCTTGCCTGGTCCAAGGTGCAGAATAAGCTGCAGCTGGCCATGGCAAGCCTGCCCGATGTGGTCCAGCGGCAGGGAGTCAAGGTCAGCAAGTCAACCCGAAACTATTTGATGATCGTAGGTCTGATCTCCGAGGACGGCAGCATGGACGGCCTGGACCTGCGAGACTACGCCCAGTCCAATCTGGAAAAAGTCCTGTCCCGGGTGCGAGGGGTGGGCGAAGTTGAAAATTTCGGCTCCCAATATGCCATTCGGGTCTGGGTCGATCCTGACAAGCTGACCAATTATCAATTGACCATAGAAGATGTTATCCTGGCACTTCAGGACTACAATGTCGAGGTTTCCGCCGGTCAATTCGGCGGGGCGCCTGCCCGGGAGGGGCAACGGATGAATATATCCATTGTCGTTCAGCATTTGCTTAAGACCCCGGAAGAGTTCGCCGCCATCCCCATCCGCACCAACACCGACGGGTCGGTGGTCCGCATCAAGGATATCGGCCACACGGAACTGGGGACCGAACGCTACGACGTTGTGGCCAGATACAACGGGAAAGCGTCCGCTGCCATGGCCATTCGCCAGGCGGCCGGGGCCAATGCCTTGGAAACCGCCAATGCCGTTAAGGAAACACTCAAGGAGATGGGCCGGTATTTTCCCCACGGCATGAAGGTGATCTATCCTTACGACACCACACCTTTCACCGTGGTGGCCATTGACGAGGTGGTCAAAACCTTGTTCGAGGCCATCTTTCTGGTCTTTATCATCATGTATCTTTTCATGGGTAATATCCGGGCCACCCTCATCCCAACCATTGCGGTGCCGGTCGTGTTACTGGGAACCTTTGCGGTTCTGGGACTTTTCGGATTTTCCATCAACATGATGACCATGTTCGCCATGGTGCTGTCCATCGGCTTGCTGGTGGACGACGCCATTGTGGTCGTGGAAAACGTGGAACGGATCATGGCCGAGGAAGGGCTTGCGCCAAGGGAGGCCACGGCCAAGTCCATGGACGAGATCACCAGTGCCCTGATCGGCATCGGTCTGGTGCTCTCGGCTGTTTTTGGCCCCATGGCTTTCTTTCAGGGCTCCACCGGCGTTCTTTATCGCCAGTTTTCCGTTACCATCATCGCATCCATGCTGCTTTCGGTGGTTGTGGCCCTGATCCTGACCCCGGTGCTTTGCGCCTCGTTTCTTAAACCGATACCCCAAGGTCATCATGCCGCAGACAATGCGGTTTTCTTCCTGCGCCCGTTTTTCAGGTGGTTCGACAATAGTTTTCTCAGGGTCAGGCGCTTTTATGTAGGCATCGTCAGCCGGTCATTTACAAAAACACTGCGCTACCTGATAATCTACATTTTGATCATAGGGGCTGTGGGGTTCCTGTTTCAACGGATGGCCAGCTCTTATCTCCCGGATGAAGACCAGGGAATTCTGATGGTTCAAGTCATACTTCCGTCGGGTTCAACCGTGGAGCAGACCCAGAAGGTCATGGATAAAATAAAGGATTATTGGCTTACACACGAAACAGAGAGCGTAGCGTCCTTTATGGCAGTGGCTGGTGTCAGCTTTTCCGGCCAAGCCCAGAACGTGGGCCTGGGATTTGTCAAACTTAAAGACTGGGAACGCCGCGAACGGCCGGACTTGAAGGTTAAGGCAATTATCGGCAGGGCCATGGGAGCCTTGTCACAGATAATTGAAGCCCGGATATTCGTGTTTTCCCCGCCCCCCGTCATAGAACTGGGCAATGCCAGCGGATTCGATTTTCACCTGCAGGATCGCGGTGGCCTGGGACACGAAAAACTGATGGAGGCACGGAACCAGCTTCTCGGCATGGCGGCACAGGATCCGAGGTTGACCAGGGTCCGGCCCAATGGAATGGAAGATGTCCCCGAGTACCGGATTGATGTGGACTGGAATAAAGCCGGCGCCATGGGGGTTCCTATAAGTTCCATCCACAACACGATCTCATCGGCCTTCGGCAGTGCCTATGTCAATGATTTTATTCAGGCCGGGCGGGTTAAACGCGTCTTTGTGCAGGCAGACGCTCCCTATCGCATGCTGCCCAAGGACCTGGAGAAACTTTATGTGCGTAACAATCAGGGTAAGATGGTCCCCTTCTCCTCCTTTGCCTCCGGTCGGTGGATGTTTGGATCGCCGAAGCTGGAACGTTACAATGCTTTTCCATCCATCAACATCTGGGGCGACCCTGCGCCGGGGGGAAGTTCCGGTAAGGCCATGTCCATCATGGAGGAACTGGCTGCAAAGTTGCCCCAGGGAATCGGCTTTGACTGGACCGGCCTGTCCTATCAGGAAAGAATAGCAACAGCCCAGGGACCAATCCTTTATGCCTTTTCCGTTTTCGTAATCTTCCTCTGCGTGGCAGCCCTGTATGAAAGCTGGACAATTCCTTTTGTCAACCTGCTGATGCTGCCTTTGGGTGTCTTCGGCGCAATACTGGCGACATCAATGCGCGGACTGCACAATGATGTTTACTTCCAGATCGGGTTTTTAACCACGCTTGGCCTTTCGACAAAAAACGCCATTCTGATCATTCAATTTATCAAGGAGCGCATGACACACGGAGAAAGCCTCATTGATGCAACGCTTGGGGCTGCCCAAACACGGTTCCGGCCGGTCATGATGACCTCTCTGGCATTCTTCTTCGGCGTTCTGCCGCTGGCCATGAGCACCGGCGCCGGCGCCGGTGCAATGAATGCCATTGGCACGGCCGTTTGCGGCGGCATGCTCTCCGCCACGTTCATTGATCTTATTTTTATTCCCATCTTTTTTGTCCTGGTATCACGATTGTTCAAGGGGAAGAAAGAGAAGGAGCTCGTTTCCGAACAGCATATGGATACTAACGCGTCCGAGGAGGTTCGCTGA
- a CDS encoding efflux RND transporter periplasmic adaptor subunit: protein MQPIHQKDSITAMIPALLLIFLAAGCGPQAPPGTGTSVPRVSVMTVQPREIRLSTELPGRTSAYRIAEIRPQVSGLLQKRLFTEGADVKASQVLYHIDTAPFQAAVDNADANLSAKLKSTDQARAALKASIADVARLRATLKLAETNRGRYETAHDKKAVSTIQRDEAVTEAQAAESTLKAAEAQVESRREAVAVAQATIAQARAELKTARINLGYTNVTAPISGRIGRSGVTEGAIVTAYQSAAMTTIQQLDPVYVDVPQSTTELLRLKQRIKEGRLHQDGTDREEVKLILEDDTNYTQDGSLKFSDVTVDPTTGSVILRMVFPNPDRILLPGMFVRAVINEGVNPQAILIPQQCVSRDHKGNPFALIVDAESKVVLRMITLDRAIGDKWLVSAGLTPGDRVIVEGMLMLRPGTTVNTVPFNESKTVSGPEAESGTPAVPREDGGA from the coding sequence ATGCAACCTATCCATCAAAAGGACTCTATAACTGCAATGATACCGGCTTTGCTGCTGATTTTCCTGGCGGCGGGCTGCGGGCCGCAAGCCCCTCCCGGCACCGGCACGTCAGTTCCCAGAGTGTCAGTCATGACCGTGCAGCCCAGAGAGATCAGGCTTAGCACTGAACTGCCCGGCCGTACCTCGGCTTACCGCATTGCGGAAATCCGGCCCCAAGTCAGCGGTCTATTGCAAAAGCGCCTTTTTACGGAAGGTGCCGATGTCAAGGCCAGTCAGGTTCTCTACCATATTGATACTGCGCCGTTTCAGGCAGCCGTTGACAATGCCGATGCAAATCTTTCCGCCAAGCTTAAAAGCACCGACCAGGCGCGCGCGGCGCTGAAAGCAAGCATTGCCGATGTGGCCCGGCTCAGGGCCACTCTGAAACTTGCCGAAACAAATCGAGGCCGGTATGAAACTGCCCATGATAAAAAAGCCGTCTCAACGATCCAGCGGGACGAGGCTGTGACCGAGGCCCAGGCAGCCGAATCCACATTAAAGGCCGCTGAAGCGCAGGTGGAAAGCAGACGTGAAGCCGTGGCCGTGGCCCAGGCAACCATTGCCCAGGCCCGGGCCGAGTTAAAAACAGCCCGCATCAATCTGGGGTATACCAACGTCACTGCACCCATTTCCGGTCGTATCGGCAGGTCAGGTGTAACGGAGGGTGCCATCGTAACCGCCTATCAATCCGCAGCAATGACCACCATTCAACAGCTTGACCCCGTTTATGTGGATGTGCCGCAATCCACCACTGAATTACTGCGCCTGAAGCAACGGATAAAAGAGGGCCGGCTCCACCAGGACGGAACAGACCGGGAAGAGGTCAAACTCATCCTGGAAGACGACACAAATTATACCCAGGACGGCAGTCTGAAATTCAGTGACGTGACCGTAGACCCGACAACCGGCTCCGTTATTTTGAGAATGGTGTTTCCCAATCCGGACAGAATCCTGCTGCCGGGTATGTTTGTCCGTGCGGTTATCAATGAAGGTGTCAACCCGCAGGCCATCCTTATTCCCCAGCAATGTGTGTCCCGCGATCACAAAGGAAACCCGTTTGCGTTGATTGTCGATGCTGAAAGCAAGGTCGTACTGCGTATGATCACCCTTGACCGTGCCATCGGCGACAAATGGCTGGTCTCGGCAGGCCTTACCCCCGGGGACCGGGTGATTGTCGAGGGGATGCTGATGTTGCGGCCCGGAACAACGGTGAATACAGTCCCTTTTAATGAATCAAAAACCGTATCTGGGCCTGAGGCCGAATCCGGCACACCGGCCGTACCGCGTGAAGATGGGGGTGCCTGA
- a CDS encoding sigma-54-dependent Fis family transcriptional regulator yields the protein MTSKEQDFFYQATMRICGNLNLDAMLSDCYAFIEKFIPTNALIMALYNLEAKISDALSIVADPELDLNMKTMPLTSEAITHFKNLEKKDPMHSNFIINNPREDPVGKIGWEALGKKEISYIFSLLKVGEEKMGLVALVAKGYNRYSRHDLELFSLLRGPFAIAMANAQKHQEVIRLKEILADDNRYLTRQMSKAVGDEMIGKEFGLRDVMEMVRQVAPLSSQVLLLGETGVGKEVIANTIHHTSARSNGPFIKVNCGAIPESLVDSELFGHEKGAFTGAVKQRRGCFERAHGGTIFLDEIGELPLKVQVRLLRVLQMREIERIGGARPVPVDIRIITATHRDLPAMVRKGTFREDLWFRLNVFPITIPPLRHRKMDIPALINFFVLRKSKEMNLLVTNKLEPGCMEKLQKYHWPGNVRELENIVERALIRSSANPEEKYLRFDGPNRSSGQNVAAPAVSLASPPVLKMDAAMKNHIESVLDLTNGKIQGDHGAASLLGLPPSTLRNRMRKLGVIYGKARKGR from the coding sequence ATGACATCAAAAGAACAGGATTTTTTTTACCAGGCGACCATGCGGATTTGTGGCAACCTCAATCTGGATGCAATGCTGTCCGACTGTTATGCGTTCATTGAAAAATTCATTCCGACAAACGCTTTAATCATGGCTCTTTATAATCTGGAGGCCAAAATTTCAGATGCCCTCTCAATCGTTGCAGATCCGGAATTGGACCTGAACATGAAAACCATGCCGTTGACATCGGAAGCCATCACTCACTTTAAAAATCTTGAAAAAAAAGACCCCATGCATTCCAATTTTATTATTAATAATCCCAGGGAAGATCCGGTGGGTAAAATTGGCTGGGAGGCTTTGGGAAAGAAGGAAATATCTTATATATTCTCTCTGCTGAAAGTGGGGGAAGAAAAAATGGGCTTAGTAGCCTTGGTCGCAAAGGGATATAATAGGTACTCAAGGCATGATCTCGAATTGTTCAGCCTGTTAAGGGGACCGTTTGCGATTGCCATGGCAAATGCACAGAAACACCAGGAAGTGATTCGCCTGAAAGAGATATTGGCCGATGACAACCGGTATTTAACAAGGCAGATGTCAAAAGCAGTCGGAGACGAGATGATCGGGAAAGAGTTTGGCCTTCGGGATGTCATGGAGATGGTCAGACAGGTTGCCCCCCTTTCCAGTCAAGTATTGTTGCTTGGGGAAACAGGTGTTGGAAAGGAAGTGATTGCCAACACCATTCACCACACGTCTGCAAGATCGAATGGTCCGTTCATTAAGGTCAACTGCGGGGCAATTCCCGAATCCCTTGTGGACAGCGAATTATTCGGCCATGAAAAAGGGGCGTTTACCGGTGCGGTCAAGCAAAGGCGCGGATGCTTTGAAAGGGCCCACGGCGGAACAATCTTCCTGGATGAAATCGGTGAGCTTCCCCTTAAAGTCCAGGTCAGGCTTTTGCGGGTCCTCCAGATGCGGGAAATTGAGCGGATTGGGGGAGCCCGTCCGGTTCCCGTGGATATCCGCATCATTACCGCCACCCACCGGGATTTGCCTGCAATGGTCCGTAAAGGAACATTCAGGGAAGATCTTTGGTTCCGGCTGAATGTATTTCCTATTACCATCCCGCCCCTACGGCATAGGAAGATGGATATTCCAGCCTTGATCAATTTTTTTGTACTCCGGAAATCAAAAGAGATGAATCTTCTCGTAACGAATAAGCTGGAACCGGGGTGTATGGAAAAGCTTCAAAAATACCATTGGCCCGGCAATGTCAGGGAATTGGAAAATATTGTGGAACGGGCATTGATCCGAAGTTCGGCCAATCCGGAGGAAAAATATCTGCGCTTTGATGGACCAAACCGCTCTTCCGGTCAAAACGTTGCCGCACCAGCTGTCTCATTGGCCTCCCCCCCGGTTCTGAAGATGGATGCAGCCATGAAAAATCATATCGAGTCCGTTCTCGATCTGACCAACGGAAAAATCCAGGGGGATCACGGCGCAGCCTCTCTGTTGGGATTACCCCCCAGCACGCTGCGCAATCGGATGCGTAAGTTAGGCGTAATCTATGGAAAGGCAAGAAAGGGCCGGTAA
- a CDS encoding HD-GYP domain-containing protein, producing the protein MKNGIGSKKLLSIFFRRIAGCTILLLLFWGGVVYLYQTRQIKQELFLQAKKVGSIFIEGRVRPLSKKDSRLFEHIINLLHQKLTHFRVVMLDVYDTGKQDIFHYVSEPDFPAVSKGKKILGKVFSLVDDEEYIFIKFQNDLYLRIFSPLYHDQTLLGFMDIMVAVDPNILDRLKKTRTMALIMTISTILTMTLVLYPLTYNFYRKLQGISRELRESHLHTILALGNAIAKRDSDTDEHNYRVTYYSLCLAEHVNMSPASIRTLVKGAFLHDVGKIGISDNILLKHGKLTEEEFKVMQTHVELGGQIVKDIRWLADAREVILFHHERYDGSGYPFGTAGEQIPLTARIFAVVDVFDALTSQRPYKQAFSYGDAIKILTKEAQGFDPKILNAFIEISKVLYDETAPAGKMELIKRLEVKLFHYFEN; encoded by the coding sequence ATGAAAAACGGCATTGGCAGTAAAAAATTACTCTCTATCTTCTTTCGTCGCATAGCGGGTTGCACGATCTTACTACTTCTATTTTGGGGTGGGGTGGTCTATCTCTACCAAACCCGCCAGATCAAACAGGAGTTGTTTCTGCAAGCGAAAAAAGTAGGCTCTATCTTTATTGAAGGGCGGGTCCGGCCTTTAAGTAAAAAGGATTCCAGGCTTTTTGAGCATATAATTAATCTATTGCACCAAAAGCTTACCCACTTTCGTGTTGTGATGCTGGACGTTTACGATACAGGCAAGCAAGACATCTTTCACTATGTCAGCGAGCCGGACTTTCCGGCTGTAAGCAAGGGGAAAAAAATTTTGGGGAAGGTGTTTTCCCTGGTCGATGATGAGGAATATATTTTCATTAAGTTTCAGAATGATCTTTATCTCCGGATTTTCAGCCCGCTTTACCATGACCAAACACTGCTCGGGTTTATGGACATCATGGTGGCGGTTGATCCGAACATATTGGATCGATTAAAGAAAACACGGACCATGGCATTGATAATGACCATCAGTACTATATTGACCATGACTCTGGTCCTCTATCCGCTGACCTATAATTTCTACCGAAAGCTTCAGGGAATCAGTCGTGAATTGCGTGAGAGCCACCTTCACACCATTCTTGCCCTTGGCAACGCTATTGCCAAACGGGACAGCGATACCGATGAACATAACTACCGGGTCACCTACTATAGTCTCTGCTTGGCTGAGCATGTAAACATGTCCCCGGCATCCATCCGAACCCTTGTTAAAGGCGCTTTTCTTCATGATGTGGGCAAAATCGGGATTAGTGATAATATCCTACTCAAGCACGGCAAACTCACGGAAGAAGAGTTCAAAGTGATGCAGACCCATGTGGAACTGGGAGGGCAGATCGTCAAAGATATTCGCTGGCTGGCAGACGCCAGGGAGGTCATCCTGTTTCACCATGAAAGATATGACGGCAGTGGATACCCTTTTGGTACGGCCGGAGAACAGATACCACTGACAGCCCGAATTTTTGCAGTGGTGGATGTGTTTGATGCCCTCACCTCCCAGCGCCCCTATAAGCAAGCGTTTTCTTATGGGGATGCCATTAAAATTCTGACCAAAGAGGCACAGGGATTTGATCCCAAAATATTGAATGCTTTTATAGAAATCTCTAAAGTGCTTTACGACGAGACGGCTCCCGCTGGTAAAATGGAATTGATAAAACGCTTAGAGGTAAAACTTTTCCATTATTTTGAGAACTAA
- a CDS encoding glycogen synthase — MPDRARILIVTPEVTYLPEEMGSCSGYSAKAGGLADVSAALISALFDLNCDVHVAIPDYRSIYHDYSTEKHDLEVEKIRQCLNEKRIHFAADRAFLYKEKVYSGSYKTNLKVSLAFQREVINNIIPRVKPDIIHCNDWMTGLIPAMARQYGVPCLFSIHNIHTMTSTLAEIEDRGIDAASFWQWLYFKRPPESYEESREVNRVDFLCSGVFSAHYVNTVSPTFLQEIVENKHPFVDAGLQAELAHKWEAGCATGILNAPEPEFNPAVDEMIRFNYGPKDHRGMKQKNKAFLQKAVGLEQNPDAPLFFWPSRLDPVQKGCQLLAQIMYETISRYWETGIQIVSVADGEYYKHFKDIAEFHDLRHRISVLRFDEQLSHQAFAGSDFVFMPSSFEPCGLPQIIGAIYGTLPIVFDTGGLHDTVRPLDTESASGNGFVFSVYDAWGLSCAVDRAMDFFALDPDEREVQIRRIMIESVTEFNHSRCAESYIGLYEKMLKRAF, encoded by the coding sequence ATGCCTGATAGAGCAAGAATTCTTATTGTCACTCCGGAGGTGACTTATCTGCCGGAAGAAATGGGATCATGCTCAGGTTATTCCGCCAAGGCCGGCGGCCTGGCCGATGTTTCAGCGGCCCTGATCAGTGCCTTGTTTGATCTGAACTGCGATGTCCATGTCGCCATCCCTGATTATCGTTCCATCTATCATGATTATTCCACCGAAAAGCATGACCTGGAGGTGGAAAAAATCAGGCAATGCCTGAACGAGAAGCGGATTCATTTTGCCGCTGATCGGGCGTTTCTTTATAAAGAAAAAGTATATTCGGGTAGTTATAAAACAAATCTGAAGGTGTCCCTGGCATTTCAACGGGAGGTTATCAATAATATCATTCCCAGAGTAAAACCGGACATTATCCACTGCAACGACTGGATGACAGGCCTGATCCCGGCCATGGCAAGGCAGTATGGAGTTCCCTGCCTGTTTTCCATTCACAATATCCATACCATGACCTCCACCCTGGCTGAGATAGAGGACCGGGGGATTGACGCCGCTTCCTTCTGGCAATGGCTTTATTTTAAACGGCCGCCTGAAAGTTATGAGGAAAGCCGGGAAGTTAACCGGGTGGATTTTCTTTGTTCCGGCGTGTTTTCAGCCCATTATGTTAATACAGTCAGCCCGACGTTTTTGCAGGAGATCGTTGAAAACAAGCATCCTTTTGTGGATGCCGGGCTTCAGGCCGAACTTGCTCACAAATGGGAGGCCGGCTGTGCTACGGGTATTTTGAATGCGCCGGAACCGGAATTCAACCCGGCAGTAGATGAAATGATCCGGTTTAATTACGGCCCGAAAGATCACCGCGGGATGAAACAGAAAAACAAGGCGTTTCTCCAGAAAGCCGTCGGCCTTGAACAAAATCCGGATGCCCCTTTATTTTTCTGGCCTTCACGCCTGGATCCGGTCCAAAAAGGGTGCCAGCTGCTGGCCCAGATCATGTACGAAACCATATCACGCTACTGGGAGACCGGGATTCAGATTGTCTCGGTGGCAGACGGAGAATATTATAAGCACTTTAAAGATATTGCCGAATTCCACGACTTAAGGCATCGAATAAGCGTTCTAAGGTTTGACGAACAACTTTCCCACCAGGCCTTTGCCGGAAGTGATTTTGTTTTCATGCCCTCTTCCTTTGAACCCTGCGGCCTTCCCCAGATCATCGGGGCCATTTACGGTACCCTGCCCATTGTATTTGACACAGGCGGCCTCCATGACACGGTAAGGCCCCTTGATACAGAAAGCGCCAGCGGCAACGGTTTTGTTTTCTCCGTATACGATGCCTGGGGACTGAGCTGTGCTGTGGACCGGGCCATGGACTTTTTTGCCCTTGATCCGGATGAAAGAGAAGTCCAGATCCGGCGGATCATGATTGAATCTGTCACGGAATTCAACCACAGCCGTTGTGCTGAAAGCTATATTGGCCTGTATGAAAAAATGCTTAAAAGGGCTTTTTAA